The following are encoded together in the Microbacterium hatanonis genome:
- a CDS encoding SPFH domain-containing protein: MVDVGAFIGQIFVIVLLVVLAIFVVVVLFRAIRIIPQAYSGVVERLGRYQRTLSPGLNLLIPFVDRVRPLVDMREQVVSFPPQPVITEDNLVVSIDTVVYFQVTDARAATYEIANYLSAVEQLTTTTLRNVVGGLNLEEALTSRDNINGQLRVVLDEATGKWGLRVSRVELKAIDPPLSIQDSMEKQMRAERDRRAVILTSEGSKQSQILEAEGRRQAEILRAEGDKQAAVLRAQGEAEAIEMVFNAIHVGDPDDKLLAYQYLQTLPKIADSASSKMWIIPSEFTEALKGIGDAFGGRAAATPSSAKEGGRATTATTSTAQEAVDAARKAASEADDIAMQVRSSMPGGAGSSTVAGAETTPPADPAA, from the coding sequence ATGGTTGACGTAGGCGCCTTCATCGGCCAGATCTTCGTGATCGTCCTCCTGGTGGTGCTGGCGATCTTCGTGGTCGTGGTGCTCTTCCGAGCGATCCGCATCATCCCCCAGGCGTATTCCGGCGTGGTCGAGCGGCTGGGTCGCTACCAGCGCACCCTGAGCCCGGGGCTGAACCTCCTCATCCCGTTCGTCGACCGCGTACGACCCCTCGTCGACATGCGCGAGCAGGTCGTGTCCTTCCCGCCGCAGCCGGTCATCACCGAAGACAACCTGGTCGTCTCGATCGATACCGTGGTCTACTTCCAGGTCACCGACGCCCGCGCCGCGACGTACGAGATCGCGAACTACCTGAGCGCGGTCGAGCAGCTGACCACCACCACGCTCCGCAACGTCGTCGGCGGCCTGAACCTCGAAGAGGCGCTGACCAGTCGCGACAACATCAACGGGCAGCTCCGCGTCGTCCTCGACGAAGCGACGGGAAAGTGGGGCCTTCGGGTCTCGCGTGTCGAGCTGAAGGCGATCGATCCGCCGCTGTCGATCCAGGATTCGATGGAGAAGCAGATGCGCGCCGAGCGTGACCGTCGAGCGGTCATCCTCACCTCGGAGGGTTCGAAGCAGTCCCAGATCCTGGAGGCGGAGGGCCGCCGACAGGCCGAGATCCTCCGCGCCGAGGGCGACAAGCAGGCGGCCGTCCTGCGCGCACAGGGCGAGGCCGAGGCCATCGAGATGGTCTTCAACGCGATCCACGTCGGCGACCCCGACGACAAGCTGCTGGCTTACCAGTACCTTCAGACCCTCCCCAAGATCGCAGACAGCGCCTCGAGCAAGATGTGGATCATTCCGAGCGAGTTCACCGAGGCGCTCAAGGGCATCGGCGATGCCTTCGGCGGGCGCGCCGCGGCGACCCCGTCGTCCGCGAAGGAGGGCGGTCGCGCGACCACCGCCACCACGAGCACGGCCCAGGAGGCCGTCGACGCCGCACGCAAGGCGGCGAGCGAGGCCGACGACATCGCCATGCAGGTGCGCAGCAGCATGCCCGGCGGCGCCGGCTCATCGACCGTCGCCGGCGCCGAGACGACTCCGCCCGCGGACCCGGCGGCGTGA
- a CDS encoding SDR family oxidoreductase has translation MSQPLAAGSLQGKTALVTGSSRGIGADTVRYLAEAGADVVINFRNKAPRAEKLAAELRELGVRVLVVGADLTDPTSVQAMFSEVERTFGSLDVLVLNASGGMESGMAEDYALKLNRDAQVGVLESALPLLGRASRVVFVTSHQAHFIRTTPTMPEYEPVARSKRAGEDALREHIPALEERGIEFVVVSGDMIEGTITATLLERANPGAISARRESAGRLYNVSEFAAEVALAAVEPIPDGHTRLVGDTDSFQGE, from the coding sequence ATGTCCCAGCCTCTCGCCGCCGGTTCGCTCCAGGGCAAGACCGCCCTCGTGACGGGGTCGTCACGCGGCATCGGAGCCGACACCGTCCGCTACCTGGCCGAGGCCGGTGCCGACGTCGTGATCAACTTCCGCAACAAGGCGCCTCGCGCCGAGAAGCTCGCCGCCGAACTGCGCGAGCTCGGTGTGCGGGTGCTCGTGGTGGGCGCCGATCTCACCGACCCGACATCCGTGCAGGCCATGTTCTCGGAGGTCGAACGCACGTTCGGCAGCCTCGACGTGCTGGTGCTCAACGCGTCGGGCGGCATGGAGTCGGGAATGGCCGAGGACTACGCGCTGAAGCTCAACCGAGACGCGCAGGTCGGTGTGCTCGAGTCGGCCCTCCCGCTCCTCGGACGCGCCTCGCGAGTGGTGTTCGTCACCAGCCACCAGGCCCACTTCATCCGCACGACGCCGACCATGCCGGAGTACGAGCCCGTCGCCCGCTCGAAGCGCGCCGGTGAAGATGCTCTGCGCGAGCACATCCCCGCGCTCGAAGAACGAGGGATCGAGTTCGTCGTCGTCTCGGGCGACATGATCGAGGGGACCATCACGGCGACGCTGCTCGAGCGCGCCAACCCCGGTGCGATCTCGGCTCGCCGCGAGTCGGCGGGGCGCCTCTACAACGTGTCGGAGTTCGCCGCCGAGGTCGCCCTCGCCGCGGTGGAGCCGATCCCCGACGGTCACACTCGGCTGGTCGGCGACACCGACTCGTTCCAGGGGGAGTGA
- a CDS encoding S9 family peptidase — MRARDIESLISVGRPSIAPDGSFAVFATSRPDLDANRAVGQVWRVGLPDGEPRRLTRGTADSGPVLSPDGTRVAFLRADAARHAQVFVMPADGGEPVQATDAETGVLAFSWSPDGADLAFTARVAERGRYGTVEGLDASDEAPRRITGIRWHANGLGYIADRPAQLFRIAAPDPSSEPFYDAAPRVLAEGEKVAETPRVAASAIRLTDGPASWSGTTWTADGREILVVPDVIENDSADLRDRLVAVAADGSGSRELLGAERSLSIDDVAVAADGLVWLIASDVGESHVDFVAPGTALWALGDDGEPRRLTDPETIDLGEPGSRITVIGDDALVQDRTRGRVRLLRVTRDATVTEVLGGDVDVSGHAASAQTVVVAVGTADSFSELAVVSDGEARAVTSFGSALRDAGLAEPRELEITARDGYPVHGWVATPAGEGPFPVLLQIHGGPYASYGVRVFDETQVLVDAGYAVVYCNPRGSAGYGRAHGRAIRQAMGTVDYTDIQDFFDGVLAADSRLDGSRTGVMGGSYGGYMTAWTIAHDHRFAGAIVERGMLDPATFDGTSDIGSFFGHEYVGTDPAAIARQSPMAVVGRVTTPTFVIHSELDFRCPLEQATRYYSALKRQGTEAEMLVFPGEDHELTRAGRPRHRVERFEAILDWWDRHLPVAE; from the coding sequence ATGCGCGCCCGCGACATCGAGTCCCTCATCTCGGTCGGGCGCCCCTCGATCGCTCCCGACGGATCGTTCGCGGTCTTCGCGACCTCGCGACCCGATCTCGACGCGAACCGGGCCGTCGGCCAGGTGTGGCGCGTGGGCCTGCCCGACGGCGAGCCCCGCAGACTGACCCGCGGCACGGCCGACTCCGGCCCGGTGCTCTCGCCCGATGGGACGCGGGTGGCCTTCCTCCGCGCCGATGCGGCGCGGCATGCGCAGGTCTTCGTCATGCCCGCCGACGGCGGCGAACCGGTGCAGGCCACCGACGCCGAGACCGGTGTGCTGGCATTCTCCTGGTCGCCCGACGGCGCAGATCTCGCGTTCACGGCGCGCGTCGCAGAGCGCGGTCGCTACGGCACGGTCGAAGGACTGGATGCCTCCGATGAGGCGCCCCGGCGCATCACCGGCATCCGCTGGCACGCGAACGGACTCGGGTACATCGCCGACCGACCGGCGCAGCTGTTCCGGATCGCTGCACCCGACCCGTCGAGCGAACCCTTCTACGACGCCGCGCCGCGGGTGCTCGCCGAGGGGGAGAAGGTCGCTGAGACGCCCCGTGTCGCCGCATCCGCCATCCGCCTCACCGACGGCCCCGCAAGCTGGTCGGGGACGACGTGGACCGCGGACGGCAGAGAGATCCTCGTCGTCCCCGACGTGATCGAGAACGACTCCGCCGACCTGCGCGACCGTCTCGTCGCCGTCGCCGCAGACGGATCGGGATCCCGCGAACTCCTGGGCGCGGAGCGGTCGCTCTCGATCGACGACGTCGCCGTCGCGGCCGACGGTCTCGTGTGGCTGATCGCCAGCGACGTGGGCGAGAGCCACGTCGACTTCGTCGCGCCGGGCACCGCCCTGTGGGCGCTCGGAGATGACGGTGAGCCACGGCGCCTGACCGATCCCGAGACGATCGACCTGGGCGAGCCCGGGAGCCGCATCACCGTCATCGGGGACGACGCCCTCGTGCAGGACCGCACCCGCGGTCGCGTCCGACTGCTGCGTGTGACGCGGGACGCAACCGTCACCGAGGTGCTCGGCGGTGACGTCGACGTGTCGGGCCACGCAGCATCCGCCCAGACCGTCGTCGTCGCGGTCGGCACGGCCGATTCGTTCTCCGAGCTCGCGGTCGTGAGCGACGGTGAGGCGCGCGCGGTGACGAGTTTCGGGTCCGCCCTCCGCGACGCGGGGCTCGCGGAGCCGCGCGAGCTCGAGATCACCGCGCGCGACGGCTACCCGGTGCACGGGTGGGTCGCAACGCCCGCGGGCGAGGGTCCGTTCCCCGTGCTCCTGCAGATCCACGGCGGGCCGTACGCGTCGTACGGCGTGCGGGTGTTCGACGAGACCCAGGTGCTCGTCGACGCCGGCTACGCCGTCGTCTACTGCAACCCGCGGGGGAGCGCCGGGTACGGTCGCGCCCACGGCCGCGCCATCCGCCAGGCGATGGGGACGGTGGACTACACCGACATCCAGGACTTCTTCGACGGAGTGCTCGCCGCGGACTCCCGTCTCGACGGCTCCCGCACCGGCGTCATGGGCGGTTCGTACGGCGGTTACATGACCGCGTGGACGATCGCTCACGACCACCGGTTCGCCGGTGCGATCGTCGAGCGCGGGATGCTCGACCCCGCGACGTTCGACGGCACCAGCGACATCGGCAGCTTCTTCGGACACGAGTACGTCGGTACCGACCCGGCGGCCATCGCGCGGCAGAGTCCGATGGCGGTCGTCGGGCGGGTGACCACGCCGACGTTCGTCATCCACTCGGAGCTCGACTTCCGGTGCCCGCTCGAGCAGGCCACGCGCTACTACAGCGCGCTGAAGCGCCAGGGCACCGAAGCCGAGATGCTCGTCTTCCCCGGGGAGGACCACGAGCTCACCCGCGCGGGGCGACCGCGGCACCGCGTCGAGCGGTTCGAGGCGATCCTCGACTGGTGGGATCGCCACCTCCCCGTCGCCGAATGA
- a CDS encoding RNA polymerase-binding protein RbpA has protein sequence MADRSLRGIRLGAQSLQSEEGVVFHDRTKHTYNCTSCGRDSTLTFAADAEVPDSWECRTCGGEALRRVGDTTATVDHSDDKAARSHWDMLLERRSLPELEELLEERLAFVRARRGGGDVERISA, from the coding sequence ATGGCAGACCGCAGCCTGCGCGGCATCCGACTCGGCGCCCAGAGCTTACAGAGCGAAGAGGGCGTCGTTTTCCATGACCGTACAAAGCACACCTACAACTGCACGTCCTGTGGACGCGACAGCACCCTGACGTTCGCCGCCGACGCGGAGGTTCCCGACAGCTGGGAATGCCGCACCTGCGGTGGCGAAGCACTGCGCCGTGTCGGCGACACGACCGCGACGGTCGACCACAGCGACGACAAGGCGGCCCGGTCCCACTGGGACATGCTGCTCGAGCGGCGCTCGCTTCCCGAGCTCGAAGAGCTCCTGGAAGAGCGTCTCGCCTTCGTCCGCGCCCGCCGTGGCGGTGGCGACGTAGAGCGCATCAGCGCCTGA
- a CDS encoding HdeD family acid-resistance protein, with protein MSATISFDKSAVTAIRTALGIGGVISIIAGIVILVWPGHAAEAVTAIIAIYVIVAGLVYAGLGVFSRTRQGWSRVGHIALGVLFVIAGIIALVNLAAATVGLAVFIGVLIGILWLIEGVVSLSTLGDSGSKGWTIFFAIISIIAGVTLLFSPLYVAILWLFVGVSLVVLGIFQVARAFTFGKTVR; from the coding sequence ATGTCTGCGACCATCTCGTTCGACAAGTCCGCGGTGACGGCCATCCGCACCGCCCTCGGGATCGGTGGCGTGATCTCGATCATCGCCGGCATCGTGATCCTCGTCTGGCCCGGTCACGCTGCGGAGGCGGTCACGGCGATCATCGCCATCTATGTCATCGTCGCCGGCCTGGTCTACGCCGGTCTGGGCGTCTTCTCGCGCACCCGTCAGGGGTGGTCGCGGGTAGGCCACATCGCGCTGGGCGTCCTCTTCGTGATCGCCGGCATCATCGCGCTGGTGAACCTTGCCGCGGCCACCGTCGGTCTCGCGGTGTTCATCGGCGTGCTCATCGGCATCCTGTGGCTGATCGAGGGCGTCGTGTCGCTGTCGACCCTCGGTGACTCGGGATCGAAGGGCTGGACCATCTTCTTCGCGATCATCAGCATCATCGCCGGCGTCACGCTGCTCTTCTCGCCGCTCTACGTCGCGATCCTGTGGCTCTTCGTCGGCGTCTCGCTGGTCGTGCTCGGCATCTTCCAGGTGGCGCGCGCCTTCACGTTCGGCAAGACCGTCCGCTGA
- a CDS encoding glycerophosphodiester phosphodiesterase family protein, with amino-acid sequence MTHPWFAGAAVPRVLAHRGLVTTDAAAHGVVDNSFAAVAAAHAAGALYVESDCHLTKDGTVVLFHDDDLSRTVGDPRRVSDVTLRELEELMSERGGLITLEQALEAFPDVRFNLDVKAAAAAEPVGRLVAHAAARVLLTSFSDARRLTALRTAVEAGASVRPATSAGRETIAKVLLAVALRSRSLAERALRDVDALQIPERQGAVRVLSPRLIETAHRHGVEVHVWTVNDASDMRRLTDLDCDGMVTDCADVALRILGPASL; translated from the coding sequence GTGACGCATCCCTGGTTCGCGGGGGCCGCGGTCCCCCGCGTTCTGGCCCACCGCGGACTCGTCACGACGGATGCGGCGGCCCACGGCGTCGTCGACAATTCGTTCGCCGCGGTGGCCGCCGCTCACGCCGCCGGTGCCCTCTACGTGGAATCGGACTGCCATCTGACGAAAGACGGGACGGTCGTCCTCTTCCACGATGACGACCTCTCCCGCACCGTCGGAGATCCTCGACGAGTCTCCGACGTCACGCTCCGCGAACTCGAGGAGCTGATGTCCGAGCGGGGTGGCCTCATCACTCTCGAACAGGCGCTGGAAGCCTTCCCCGACGTGCGCTTCAACCTCGACGTGAAAGCCGCCGCCGCCGCCGAGCCCGTCGGACGCCTCGTTGCGCACGCGGCCGCACGCGTGCTGCTCACGAGCTTCTCCGACGCCCGGCGCCTGACGGCTCTGCGCACCGCGGTCGAGGCGGGCGCGAGCGTGCGGCCCGCGACCTCGGCGGGGCGCGAGACGATCGCGAAGGTGCTCCTGGCTGTCGCCCTGCGCTCCCGGTCGCTGGCGGAACGGGCGCTCCGAGACGTCGATGCGCTGCAGATCCCCGAACGTCAGGGGGCCGTCCGCGTGCTCAGCCCGCGTCTGATCGAGACCGCTCACCGCCACGGCGTCGAGGTGCACGTCTGGACCGTGAACGACGCGTCCGACATGCGCCGGCTCACCGACCTCGACTGTGACGGTATGGTGACAGATTGCGCTGACGTCGCGCTGAGGATCCTGGGTCCCGCGTCACTCTGA
- a CDS encoding AEC family transporter, with protein MLSVLTGFLVVGVAIVVGYIVGRIDLLGPHARYVLSRLTFFVLSPFLLFVVLARADVATLFSALLPVSMLAAAVIFAIYAVVARFVLRRGVGESVIGALSGGLVNSNNIGIPISLYMLGNAAFSAPVILFQLLIVMPIALALLDAATSGARSAGRILRQTARNPMLIGSALGVLVALLDIELPPIVFDPLTLVANACVPIMLISFGISLHGQRVLATGGRRADVLVASTLKLLVMPVAAWLLALAFSLPSEQVLIVVVLAALPTAQNVFNYAQRYDIGEIIARDTIFITTLGCVPVLFLATLLLG; from the coding sequence GTGCTGAGCGTCTTGACGGGGTTCCTGGTCGTCGGAGTGGCGATCGTCGTCGGCTACATCGTGGGCAGGATCGACCTGCTCGGGCCCCACGCGCGGTACGTGCTCAGTCGCCTGACGTTCTTCGTCCTCTCGCCCTTCCTGCTGTTCGTCGTGTTGGCTCGGGCCGATGTCGCGACTCTGTTCTCCGCTCTCCTCCCCGTGTCGATGCTCGCGGCGGCGGTGATCTTCGCGATCTACGCGGTGGTGGCGAGATTCGTCCTGCGACGCGGGGTGGGTGAGTCGGTGATAGGCGCCCTCTCCGGCGGTCTCGTGAACTCGAACAACATCGGCATCCCCATCTCGCTCTACATGCTCGGGAACGCCGCGTTCTCGGCGCCCGTCATCCTCTTCCAGCTGCTCATCGTGATGCCGATCGCCCTCGCCCTCCTCGACGCGGCCACATCCGGCGCCCGCTCCGCCGGACGCATCCTTCGACAGACCGCCCGCAACCCCATGCTCATCGGCTCCGCGCTCGGCGTGCTCGTGGCCCTCCTCGACATCGAACTCCCCCCGATCGTCTTCGACCCGCTCACGCTGGTGGCCAACGCATGCGTGCCGATCATGCTGATCTCGTTCGGTATCTCACTGCACGGGCAACGCGTGCTCGCGACCGGCGGGCGCCGCGCCGACGTGCTGGTCGCCTCCACGCTGAAGCTGCTCGTCATGCCGGTGGCGGCGTGGCTGCTCGCGCTCGCGTTCTCGCTCCCGTCGGAGCAGGTGCTCATCGTCGTCGTCCTCGCAGCCCTCCCGACCGCTCAGAACGTCTTCAACTACGCCCAGCGCTATGACATCGGCGAGATCATCGCGCGCGACACCATCTTCATCACCACCCTCGGCTGCGTGCCGGTGCTCTTCCTCGCGACCCTGCTGCTCGGCTGA
- a CDS encoding serine/threonine-protein kinase: MTAPDSPADAAEVLDGRYRLETVVGQGGYARVYRATDASLGRQVAVKVFTVEASDERDRRRRESETRLLAGLSHESLVTLFDASLDTDPAYLVMEFVDGPTLRTAIADGPLPPRKAARLAVELSEALQVIHAAGVVHRDIKPSNVLLRPPRTEFGEDRAMLADFGIASLVDSTRLTGTGTLVGTAAYLSPEQARGDRAGAASDVYSLGLLLLEALTSERAFAQQTPHEALAARIARTPEIPPQLPADWRALLSAMTALEPSHRPDAAAVTRAARRIESEDAALSPAARSTELTGATAVLEPGATAVLDPATRVLEPAADAPARRRPPRWLWWVLGALVVAIVVAVAVGIFLSAAASPADPAFPPLPDPLGSHFDDLWSTL; the protein is encoded by the coding sequence GTGACTGCGCCCGACTCCCCCGCGGACGCCGCCGAGGTGCTCGACGGCCGTTACCGCCTCGAGACGGTCGTCGGTCAGGGTGGCTACGCGCGGGTGTATCGCGCGACCGACGCATCGCTCGGGCGTCAGGTGGCCGTCAAGGTCTTCACCGTCGAGGCGTCCGACGAGCGCGATCGCAGACGACGCGAGTCCGAGACGCGACTTCTCGCGGGCCTGAGCCATGAATCGCTCGTCACGCTGTTCGATGCGAGCCTCGACACCGATCCGGCCTATCTCGTCATGGAGTTCGTCGACGGCCCGACTCTCCGCACCGCCATCGCCGACGGCCCGCTCCCTCCGCGCAAGGCAGCGCGGCTGGCGGTCGAGCTCAGCGAAGCGCTGCAGGTCATCCACGCCGCCGGGGTCGTCCATCGTGACATCAAACCCTCCAACGTGCTCCTGCGCCCACCGCGCACCGAGTTCGGCGAGGACCGGGCCATGCTCGCCGATTTCGGCATCGCGTCGCTCGTCGACTCGACGCGTCTCACCGGCACGGGAACGTTGGTCGGCACCGCTGCCTACCTGAGTCCCGAGCAGGCTCGCGGCGATCGCGCGGGCGCAGCATCCGATGTCTACTCGCTCGGGCTCCTCCTTCTGGAGGCGCTCACCTCCGAGCGCGCCTTCGCCCAGCAGACGCCGCACGAGGCACTGGCCGCACGCATCGCCCGCACCCCCGAGATCCCGCCGCAGCTGCCCGCCGACTGGCGTGCGCTGCTGAGTGCGATGACCGCTCTCGAGCCCTCGCACCGCCCCGACGCGGCGGCGGTGACACGCGCCGCGAGACGGATCGAGAGCGAGGATGCTGCGCTCTCCCCCGCCGCGCGGAGCACGGAGCTCACCGGCGCCACGGCGGTGCTCGAGCCGGGTGCGACCGCGGTGCTCGACCCTGCCACGCGAGTGCTCGAGCCCGCAGCCGACGCACCCGCGCGACGCAGACCCCCGCGCTGGCTCTGGTGGGTGCTGGGCGCCCTCGTGGTGGCCATCGTCGTCGCCGTCGCGGTCGGAATCTTCCTGTCCGCGGCCGCCTCCCCGGCCGATCCGGCGTTCCCCCCTCTCCCCGATCCGCTCGGCTCGCACTTCGACGACCTCTGGAGCACGCTGTGA
- a CDS encoding NfeD family protein: protein MFPDLTQYIWIAWLVLVLLFVIIELLTLEFTFLMLAAGSLIGGLGVFLLGGPWWLQVAIAAAVSALLLFTIRPLLLRALHRGEPPARTNVDALYGIGGRVVAPFLEGAGSVRLDNGETWTARFAEVLPYPVVAAGDRVIVDAVHGATVEVTPVPRTIPPRESETNDG, encoded by the coding sequence ATGTTTCCGGATCTGACGCAGTACATCTGGATCGCCTGGCTTGTGCTGGTCCTGCTCTTCGTGATCATCGAGCTGCTGACCCTCGAATTCACCTTCCTGATGCTCGCCGCCGGTTCTCTCATCGGCGGCCTCGGCGTCTTCCTCCTCGGCGGGCCATGGTGGTTGCAGGTCGCGATCGCCGCCGCCGTATCGGCGCTGCTGCTGTTCACGATCAGACCCCTTCTCCTGCGTGCGCTCCATCGCGGCGAGCCGCCCGCACGCACCAACGTGGATGCCCTGTACGGGATCGGCGGTCGGGTGGTCGCCCCGTTCCTGGAGGGTGCCGGCTCCGTCCGCCTCGACAACGGCGAGACCTGGACGGCCCGGTTCGCCGAGGTGCTCCCCTACCCCGTGGTCGCCGCCGGCGACAGGGTGATCGTCGACGCGGTCCACGGCGCCACCGTCGAGGTCACGCCCGTTCCTCGCACGATCCCCCCGAGAGAGAGTGAGACCAACGATGGTTGA
- a CDS encoding GNAT family N-acetyltransferase, whose protein sequence is MSDVRILPATADLFDDAERVLDASADGASCQCQWWMLTNADYQRADRDERSSLLRDQIGAPVAPALIAYVDDDPAGWVRVGPRPAQVRLARTKEFAAATQPWDDDAVWAVSCFVVRKEHRGRGMATHLLDAAVDHARANGATVVEGYPLDPETARPPADKLFRGVLSVFEKGGFEIVDRPQPGRTIVALTL, encoded by the coding sequence ATGAGCGACGTACGCATCCTCCCGGCGACGGCGGATCTCTTCGACGATGCAGAGCGAGTGCTCGACGCGAGCGCGGACGGCGCGTCGTGCCAGTGCCAGTGGTGGATGCTGACGAACGCCGACTATCAGCGCGCCGACCGTGACGAGCGCTCGTCCCTGCTGCGCGATCAGATCGGCGCCCCGGTGGCGCCCGCGCTGATCGCCTACGTCGACGACGATCCCGCCGGCTGGGTGCGTGTCGGCCCGCGGCCGGCGCAGGTCAGGCTCGCTCGCACCAAGGAGTTCGCCGCCGCCACACAACCCTGGGACGACGATGCCGTGTGGGCCGTCTCGTGCTTCGTCGTCCGCAAGGAGCACCGCGGCCGCGGAATGGCGACGCACCTGCTCGATGCGGCCGTCGATCACGCCCGCGCGAACGGTGCCACGGTCGTCGAGGGCTATCCGCTCGATCCGGAAACGGCGAGACCACCGGCCGACAAACTCTTCCGCGGAGTGCTCTCGGTGTTCGAGAAGGGCGGTTTCGAGATCGTCGACCGCCCTCAGCCGGGCCGCACCATCGTTGCGCTGACGCTCTGA